From one Humulus lupulus chromosome 8, drHumLupu1.1, whole genome shotgun sequence genomic stretch:
- the LOC133795871 gene encoding uncharacterized protein LOC133795871 — MRQHRWLELCNDYDCDILYHPGKAKNVADALIQQSMLKFFSKREVPRELKSKISTLELEIMVGLLATLSAFDFIILGEDSNQTCYHDSIKISPYEAQYGRKCCSPIHWHKDGERKLIGLNEVNQATKNIQRIRQQLQTSVDRQRKYVDRRRRPLVFEIGDMVLLNIAPLKRVMRFGKKGKLSSRFIGSFEILERIGDVAYRLAFRPELSQVHDVFQVSMLRKYMNDPTHVLSYEHICVDHQLHYEEKLVVVLDHKDKVLRNKSVLLVKAQWCNHDIEDATWEKEAKIKELYPYLY, encoded by the exons ATGAGGCAGCATCGATGGTTGGAATTATGTAATGATTATGACTGCGacatcctataccacccgggaaaagcaaaaaATGTGGCAGATGCTCTGATTCAACAGTCAATGCTTAAGTTTTTTTCAAAACGAGAAGTACCACGAGAGCTAAAGTCTAAAATCTCTACTTTAGAATTAGAGATAATGGTTGGTCTATTAGCAACCCTCTCG GCGTTTGATTTCATCATTCTAGGAGAGGATTCAAACCAGACATG ctatcatgattccatcaagatttCTCCATATGAAGCTCAATATGGGAGGAAATGTTGTTCACCAATTCATTGGCATAAGGATGGTGAAAGAAAGCTCATTGGGTTAAACGAGGTCAATCAAGCTACTAAGAATATTCAGAGAATTCGTCAACAATTGCAAACCTCAGTAGATCGACAACGTAAATATGTTGATCGACGAAGGAGACCCCTGGTGTTCGAGATTGGCGACATGGTGCTATTAAATATAGCTCCACTGAAAAGAGTTATGCGCTTTGGAAAGAAGGGAAAGCTGAGTTCGAGGTTTATAGGATcgttcgagatcctggaaagaaTTGGGGatgtggcttataggttagccttTCGACCTGAATTGTCCcaggttcatgatgtatttcaagtaTCTATGCTGAGAAAATACATGAATGACCCTACGCATGTGCTCAGTTATGAACATATATGCGTTGACCATCAATTGCACTATGAAGAGAAGCTAGTGGTAGTTCTCGACCATAAAGacaaagtgttgaggaacaaatCAGTGTTGTTAGTTAAGGCTCAGTGGTGTAACCACGACATTGAAGATGCCACGTGGGAGAAAGAGGCCAAAATTAAAGAATTGTATCCCTATTTGTATTAA